One window from the genome of Saccharomyces mikatae IFO 1815 strain IFO1815 genome assembly, chromosome: 2 encodes:
- the STU1 gene encoding Stu1p (similar to Saccharomyces cerevisiae STU1 (YBL034C); ancestral locus Anc_3.321): protein MLSFNNENNNKSSTDTHPDDSFPLYTVFKDNSIPMEDKMALLTRFKGHVKKELVNESSIQAYFSALLFISGHFAYRSYPRLILLSHSSLCYLIKRVAMQSPLKFNDTLVEQLLNHLIFQLPNEKKFWLASIKAIEAIYLVNPSKIQAILANFLQRPNDKQNEDYLNRIKSTLLTIDELIQINEKNNSNHLQLLRFFMLSFTNLLNNNLNEHANDDYNNIIIELIFDIMYKYLKTDNEDSQDLINGFINDLEVGKFKQKFVSLASSQDQCGLQEDKSALFDEEYEFQLLLTEAKLPQLSNNLSSKDSVVKKNYESLSQLQQDLENLLVPFQSIKETEQNWKLRQSNIIELDNIISGNVPKDNPEGFVTAMREVQLIELISRATSSLRTTLSLTALLFLKRLIHILSDHLPLSILDQVFVIFKNLLSSTKKISSQTAFHCLITLIIDINHFHNKLFQLSFLLINEKTVAPRFCSAILLRSFLIKFNDSSLLFNNSTMTSPTSKLENNLIYIEEWLKKGISDSQTTVREAMRITFWYFYKCYPTNARKLLSSSFSPQLKKATELAIPTHLNINYQVSRISSTASTSTTATRLYAQSSNASSRRVSLLEQKRNFPSYAQPTQSSSTALLNPPLTTTGGNVIPNKLSNKLKTNFRSTSEYSSKENEKRARDQDSSYPVTNSSAKDNNNFIKRKVSAPPSTATTKTPENYNNLDDFSSNQIDLTDELSNSYSNPLIKKYMDKNGVSISSSPISMQGGNKPGEYEALYKRFNDDSFLTQFKEILQYLEKELLSEPQQSSSSISVPKIEFAKILKKLRQIMIKSPHDFKPFLKIPKFINEIPINYLLELYAIIDFDYMEISKNKTNSDKPHELINLIVSIVELLNFLNSGNCPADSKIYYMKYKTVFFDYNFKLLLEIFRKLNSKHDNTLKLKVNDLMPKLLNCLFQVYGKEFDYTCYFNLIFEIYKFHNERFDKLLTDFDIVSTKMKICHELEKKDASFRIENIISRENSVSFTSIDNKKFERDDDFDEAADDENDVKKYMEMTMINPFKSLETDKTLGLKNNVDQKRTSSTDSVVFHDDNEKDKKLSEMTKIVSVYQLDYPNPVKEEENDQDMDNSPKSDLNLSEIFHNSNDNTEKKLKDDNEPTVKFSTDPPKIMNECKKSVENENEKPDLETMSPIKGDEDENMDQKHRTTVKRERELTLTEQDINSKRLKLVNNKKPETTKFSIMDNFLKDSLTVYEISHLLMVDSIGNTSMDSSVYFSHMLKAINRIKSGSFTMKHINYLIEPLIICFQNQKMINWLTNENGFDELLAVAIMLLKSTDDTPSIPSKISSKSIILVHSLLVWKKFLNKVDGNADDDGVSLRMSFEEVWEQILLMLNKFSDYGNEIYKLAQEFRDNLMLSNFFKKHSATRILSMLVTEIQPDTAGVKETFLMETLWKMLLSPTICQQFKKSNLSEIIQTMSYFTMGSDNTSWNFTSAVVLAHCLRLLQSAPDSTEQETERLFDCLPKDVFKMIMFIASNE, encoded by the coding sequence ATGCTGTCCTTTAATAATGAGAACAATAACAAAAGCAGCACTGATACGCATCCAGATGATTCCTTCCCGTTATACACTGTATTCAAAGACAATTCTATACCCATGGAGGACAAAATGGCACTGCTCACGCGGTTTAAAGGCCATGTAAAAAAGGAGCTAGTCAACGAATCGTCAATCCAGGCCTATTTTTCTGCGTTACTGTTCATTTCTGGCCATTTCGCCTACCGTTCGTACCCGCGGTTAATCCTACTATCACACTCCTCGCTTTGCTACCTAATCAAGCGAGTGGCCATGCAGTCTCCCTTAAAATTTAATGACACTCTAGTTGAGCAATTACTGAATCACTTGATCTTTCAATTGCCTAATGAGAAAAAGTTCTGGCTAGCATCTATCAAAGCCATTGAAGCAATCTACTTGGTGAATCCATCAAAGATCCAAGCCATTCTGgcaaattttttgcaaagaCCAAATGACAAACAAAACGAAGATTACTTGAACAGGATAAAATCTACGTTACTGACTATCGATGAACTGATCCAGATtaatgagaaaaacaattcaaaTCATCTGCAATTACTGCGATTTTTCATGCTATCGTTCACCAATCTTTTAAACAATAACCTAAATGAGCATGCAAATGACGATTACAATAACATAATAATAGAGcttatttttgatataatGTACAAGTATTTGAAAACGGACAACGAGGATTCTCAAGATTTGATAAATGGATTCATCAACGACTTGGAAGTAGGGAAGTTCAAACAGAAGTTTGTTAGTTTAGCAAGTTCACAAGATCAGTGTGGATTGCAAGAGGACAAGTCCGCATTGTTCGATGAAGAGTACGAGTTTCAATTGCTGTTAACTGAGGCGAAGTTGCCGCAGTTATCAAACAACTTAAGCAGTAAAGATTCAGtcgtgaaaaaaaactacGAGTCTTTGAGCCAACTACAACAGGATTTAGAAAACTTACTGGTCCCGTTCCAAAGCATAAAAGAAACGGAACAAAATTGGAAACTAAGGCAATCAAATATAATCGAACTAGACAACATCATATCCGGCAACGTCCCCAAAGACAACCCAGAAGGATTTGTTACCGCAATGAGGGAGGTTCAATTAATTGAACTGATTTCAAGAGCCACTTCATCGCTGAGGACAACATTATCATTAACGGCGTTGCTTTTCCTCAAGAGACTAATTCATATTTTAAGTGACCATTTGCCCTTATCAATATTGGACCAAGTCTTCGTCATTTTTAAAAACTTATTATCCTctactaaaaaaatttcttcacaAACTGCATTTCATTGTTTAATTACATTGATCATTGATATAAATCATTTCCACAATAAACTATTCCAGTTGTCCTTCTTATTAATAAATGAGAAGACGGTAGCACCGAGATTTTGTTCTGCAATACTGCTGCGTAGTTTCCTAATTAAGTTCAACGACTCCAGTCTCCTATTTAATAATTCGACCATGACTTCCCCAACTTCAAAGTTGGAAAATAATCTCATATACATTGAAGAATGGttaaaaaaaggaatttcAGATTCACAAACAACGGTGAGAGAGGCGATGAGAATAActttttggtatttttaTAAATGTTATCCTACAAATGCTAGAAAATTACTAAGTTCTTCCTTCTCACCACAGCTCAAAAAGGCAACAGAATTAGCAATCCCCACTCATTTAAATATAAACTATCAAGTTTCTAGAATCTCATCTACCGCCTCTACCTCCACCACGGCGACTCGCTTATACGCTCAATCTTCCAACGCTTCTTCAAGAAGAGTTAGTTTACTGGAACAGAAAAGGAATTTTCCAAGTTATGCTCAACCGACGCAATCATCCTCTACTGCCCTACTCAACCCTCCTTTGACCACAACAGGTGGAAATGTTATCCCCAATAAGCTTTCGaataaattgaaaacaaacTTTAGATCAACTAGTGAATATTCAAGTaaagagaatgaaaaaagggCAAGAGATCAGGATAGTTCATATCCTGTTACAAACAGTAGCGCgaaagataataataattttattaaaagaaaggtTAGTGCACCTCCTTCTACTGCCACTACAAAAACGCCTGAAAATTACAATAATCTAGACgacttttcttcaaaccaGATTGATTTGACTGACGAATTATCGAACAGTTACTCTAATCCTctcataaaaaaatatatggATAAGAACGGcgtttcaatttcatcttctccGATTTCAATGCAAGGTGGTAACAAACCTGGTGAATACGAGGCCCTTTATAAAAGATTCAATgatgattcttttttgaccCAATTCAAAGAGATACTGCAATATTTAGAGAAGGAACTATTGTCGGAACCACAGCAATCATCATCCTCAATATCCGTACCAAAAATCGAATTTGCTAAAATACTGAAAAAGCTACGCCAAATTATGATAAAATCACCACATGATTTCAAACCATTTCTAAAAATACCGAAGTTTATAAATGAAATTCCCATAAACTATCTCCTTGAGCTATATGCtattattgattttgattaCATGGAAATCTCTAAGAATAAAACTAATTCTGACAAGCCTCATGAACTAATCAACTTGATTGTATCCATTGTGGAGCTATTGAATTTCTTAAATTCCGGCAATTGTCCAGCCGACTCAAAAATATACTATATGAAATACAAAACTGTGTTCTTCGATTACAATTTCAAGCTACTATTAGAAATTTTCCGTAAATTGAATAGCAAACATGATAACACTTTAAAACTAAAAGTGAACGATCTGATGCCCAAGTTATTGAATTGTCTCTTTCAAGTTTATGGCAAAGAGTTTGACTATACATGTTATTTCAATTtgatttttgaaatatataaatttcATAATGAACGCTTTGATAAGTTGTTAACTGATTTTGACATTGTATCCACTAAGATGAAAATTTGCCATGAACTCGAGAAGAAGGACGCTAGCTTCAGAAtagaaaatattatttCGAGGGAGAATTCTGTAAGCTTCACCTCCATTGACAataagaaatttgaaagagatgATGACTTCGACGAGGCAGCGGACGACGAAAATGatgtgaaaaaatacatgGAAATGACAATGATTAATCCATTCAAGAGCCTAGAAACTGATAAAACACTGGGATTAAAAAACAATGttgatcaaaaaagaacatcaAGCACAGATAGTGTGGTTTTtcatgatgataatgagaAGGATAAAAAGCTCTCAGAAATGACAAAAATTGTAAGTGTTTACCAGTTAGATTATCCAAATCCAgtaaaagaggaagaaaacgATCAGGATATGGATAATTCGCCAAAATCAGATCTAAATTTAAGTGAGATTTTCCATAACAGTAATGATAATAccgaaaaaaaactgaaagACGATAACGAACCAACCGTCAAATTTAGTACAGATCCTCCaaagataatgaatgagTGTAAAAAAAGTGTTGAAAACGAAAACGAGAAACCTGATTTGGAAACCATGTCACCAATAAAAGGAGACGAGGATGAGAATATGGATCAAAAGCACAGAACCACTGTAAAGAGAGAGAGAGAGCTAACCCTAACTGAACAAGATATAAACTCTAAGAGACTAAAGTTGGTAAATAACAAGAAACCCGAAACGACAAAGTTTTCTATTATGgataatttcttgaaggATTCGTTAACTGTATATGAAATTAGTCATCTTTTAATGGTCGATTCTATTGGTAACACTTCAATGGATTCCAGTGTTTATTTCAGCCACATGCTGAAAGCTATAAACAGAATCAAAAGCGGTTCCTTCACTATGAAACATATAAACTACCTGATCGAACCCTTAATTAtatgttttcaaaatcagaaaatgATCAATTGGTTgacaaatgaaaatggcTTTGATGAACTTTTGGCTGTTGCTATTATGCTTTTGAAATCCACAGATGATACGCCATCAATACCATCGAAAATCTCCAGTAAATCCATTATTCTTGTCCATAGTCTTTTAGtttggaagaaatttttgaataaagtaGATGGAAATGCCGATGATGATGGAGTTTCATTAAGGATGTCGTTCGAGGAAGTATGGGAACAAATCCTTTTAATGCTTAATAAGTTTTCTGACTACGGGAatgaaatatataaattaGCACAGGAGTTCCGGGATAATCTAATGCTATCAaacttctttaaaaaacaTTCAGCAACAAGAATTCTAAGCATGCTGGTTACAGAAATTCAGCCAGATACGGCCGGTGTGAAAGAGACCTTTTTAATGGAGACCTTATGGAAAATGCTGTTGTCTCCTACCATTTGCCAGCAATTTAAGAAATCTAACCTCTCAGAAATTATCCAAACAATGAGCTATTTCACTATGGGGAGTGATAATACCTCATGGAACTTTACTAGTGCTGTGGTCTTAGCACATTGTTTAAGACTCCTCCAATCTGCTCCAGACTCTACTGAACAAGAAACTGAACGGTTATTCGATTGCTTACCTAAAGATGTCTTTAAAATGATTATGTTCATCGCCTCAAACGAATAG
- the SMKI02G0760 gene encoding pyridoxal phosphate homeostasis protein (similar to Saccharomyces cerevisiae YBL036C; ancestral locus Anc_3.324), whose amino-acid sequence MSTSISYDEDRKTKLVAQYESIRKVVDTEAGEVHGDKDASKILILVVSKLKPVSDIKILYDHGVRDFGENYVQELVEKAKILPEDIKWHFIGGLQTNKCKDLAKVPNLYSVETVDSLKKAKKLNESRGKFEPECNPILCNVQINTSHEDQKSGLNDEARIFEVVDFFLSDECKYVKLNGLMTIGSWNISHEDNEENKNFTTLVEWKQKIDAKFGTSLKLSMGMSADFKQAVRQGTSEVRIGTDILGVRPPKNEARII is encoded by the coding sequence ATGTCTACATCGATATCATATGATGAGGATAGGAAGACCAAACTAGTGGCTCAATACGAATCTATAAGGAAAGTGGTGGATACAGAGGCAGGAGAAGTTCACGGTGATAAAGATGCTTCTAAAATTTTAATACTAGTTGTTTCAAAACTAAAGCCAGTCAGTGATATAAAGATTCTTTACGATCATGGTGTGAGAGACTTTGGAGAAAACTATGTTCAAGAGTTGGTTGAGAAAGCAAAGATATTACCAGAAGATATCAAGTGGCACTTTATTGGCGGTTTGCAAACAAATAAATGTAAAGATTTAGCTAAAGTACCAAATTTGTATTCTGTTGAAACGGTTGactctttaaaaaaagcCAAGAAATTAAACGAATCCAGAGGTAAATTTGAGCCTGAATGTAACCCGATATTATGTAATGTTCAGATTAATACATCACATGAAGATCAGAAGTCAGGGTTAAATGACGAAGCTAGAATATTTGAAGTCGTcgacttttttttgtcagACGAATGCAAGTATGTTAAGTTGAACGGGCTAATGACCATCGGGTCATGGAATATTTCCCAcgaagataatgaagaaaacaaaaactttaCTACGTTAGTTGAGTGGAAGCAAAAGATTGACGCTAAGTTTGGAACATCCTTGAAATTGTCTATGGGCATGAGTGCTGATTTCAAGCAGGCCGTCAGACAAGGAACATCGGAGGTCAGAATCGGTACTGATATTCTTGGCGTTAGGCCTCCAAAAAATGAGGCTAGAATTATTTAG
- the POL12 gene encoding DNA-directed DNA polymerase alpha subunit POL12 (similar to Saccharomyces cerevisiae POL12 (YBL035C); ancestral locus Anc_3.322) has product MSESMDVITHFGPEADKPEIVTALENLKKLHALTVEDLYIKWEQFSNQRHQIHTDLTSKNIDEFKKFLQLQMEKRANLNSSTSKITASTKKPVIKKNLNSSPLFGLHIPKTPTLKKRKLHGPFSLSDSKKTYNASSETEPNGKENGSLKLEFTPGLLGDGGDIKDSLSQVKNPDVKSPNPSTFQTPTTNTPTALKQNCTAGKILDSLNPENIEVSSGNSNVDIVLGEELSTNEVKVEPFYDAKKYKFRTMRQNLQEASDVLDDQIDSFTKIIQNHYKLSPNDFADPTIQSQSEIYTVGRIVPDSPTYDKFLNPESLSLETSRMGGVGRRVRLDLSQVNELSFFLGQIVAFKGKNANGDYFTVNSTLALPYPNLPVSTSEELQQCQANLEGSSLKVIVTCGPYFSDDNFSLELLQDFISRINNKAKPHVLIMFGPFIDITHPLIASGKIPVFPQFKTQPKTLDELFLKLFTPILKTISPHIQIILIPSTRDAISNHAAYPQASLNRKALQLPKKNFKCMTNPSSFQINEIYFGCSNVDTFKDLKEVIKGGSTSSRYRLDRVSEHILQQRRYYPIFPGSIRTRIKPKNEFSNEEASNTKNNAGKAYEHISGTDLDVSYLGLTEFVGGFSPDIMIIPSELQYFARVVQNVIVINPGRFMRATGNRGSYAQITVTCPDLEDGNLTLVEGEEPVYLHNVWKRARVDLITT; this is encoded by the coding sequence atgaGTGAGTCTATGGACGTCATCACCCATTTTGGGCCAGAGGCAGATAAACCAGAGATTGTAACCGCATTAGAAAACTTAAAGAAACTACATGCACTGACGGTTGAAGATCTGTACATTAAATGGGAGCAATTTTCCAATCAAAGACATCAAATACACACAGATCTAACATCCAAGAATATAGATGAGTTCAAGAAATTCTTGCAATTACAAATGGAAAAGCGTGCAAATCTGAATTCATCCACTTCAAAGATAACCGCATCTACCAAAAAACCagttataaaaaaaaatttgaattcGAGTCCTTTGTTTGGTCTTCATATTCCGAAAACACCaaccttgaaaaaaagaaaattgcaTGGTCCCTTTTCACTCAGTGATTCCAAGAAAACTTACAATGCAAGTTCTGAAACAGAACCAAATGGAAAGGAAAATGGTTCTCTTAAGTTAGAGTTTACACCAGGCTTATTGGGAGATGGCGGGGATATAAAGGATTCTCTGTCACAAGTTAAAAACCCAGACGTTAAGTCTCCGAACCCATCAACTTTCCAAACTCCAACAACGAACACCCCGACAGCACTGAAGCAGAATTGTACTGCCGGCAAGATTTTAGATTCCCTCAACCCTGAAAACATTGAAGTATCGTCCGGTAACTCCAATGTAGATATTGTGCTGGGCGAAGAACTATCAACCAATGAGGTTAAAGTTGAACCTTTTTATGATGCTAAAAAGTATAAATTCAGGACAATGAGGCAAAATTTACAGGAAGCTTCCGATGTTCTCGATGATCAAATTGACTCATTTACCAAgattattcaaaatcattatAAATTATCGCCAAATGATTTCGCTGATCCAACCATTCAATCCCAGTCTGAAATCTATACTGTTGGAAGGATTGTTCCAGATTCGCCTACCTACGACAAATTTTTAAACCCAGAATCTCTTTCCCTAGAGACTTCAAGGATGGGTGGAGTTGGAAGAAGAGTAAGGCTAGACCTATCACAGGTAAATgagctttcttttttcttaggACAAATTGTGGCGTTCAAAGGTAAAAACGCGAACGGAGATTATTTTACTGTCAACTCTACATTAGCACTACCTTACCCAAACTTGCCAGTATCTACATCAGAAGAATTGCAACAGTGCCAAGCAAACTTGGAGGGTTCTTCTTTGAAGGTTATAGTCACATGTGGCCCATACTTTTCCGACGATAATTTTTCCTTGGAGCTACTGCAAGACTTTATTAGCCGTATAAATAACAAAGCAAAACCTCATGTTTTAATAATGTTTGGCCCATTCATAGATATAACTCACCCTCTAATAGCCAGTGGTAAAATACCAGTTTTTCCCCAATTCAAAACGCAGCCAAAAACATTGGATGAGCTTTTTCTAAAATTATTTACACCTATTCTAAAAACCATATCACCGCATATTCAAATCATACTGATACCCTCTACAAGAGACGCGATTTCCAATCATGCTGCATATCCACAAGCCTCTTTAAATAGAAAGGCTTTACAGTTacccaaaaaaaactttaagTGCATGACTaatccttcttcttttcaaataaacGAGATATACTTTGGTTGTTCGAATGTCGATACGTTCAAAGATCTAAAGGAAGTCATTAAAGGTGGCAGCACTTCATCAAGGTATAGACTGGATCGTGTTTCTGAGCATATCTTACAACAGCGCAGATATTACCCCATTTTCCCAGGAAGCATTCGTACTAGAATAAAACCGAAAAATGAATTCTCAAACGAGGAAGCTAGTAATACGAAGAACAATGCGGGAAAAGCTTATGAGCATATATCAGGTACAGATTTAGACGTGAGCTATCTGGGACTAACAGAATTTGTCGGTGGGTTCTCCCCTGACATAATGATTATACCTAGTGAATTACAGTACTTTGCAAGAGTTGTTCAAAATGTAATTGTTATTAACCCTGGAAGATTTATGAGGGCAACAGGTAACAGGGGATCTTATGCACAAATTACCGTGACTTGTCCAGATCTTGAAGACGGGAATTTGACGCTTGTAGAAGGTGAAGAGCCCGTCTATCTTCATAACGTCTGGAAACGCGCAAGAGTTGACCTAATCACTACTTGA
- the APL3 gene encoding Apl3p (similar to Saccharomyces cerevisiae APL3 (YBL037W); ancestral locus Anc_3.325) — protein sequence MDRKKTLINSSVSNNNSAIKGLQLFIADLRFAQQAQEQEKRIQFEIVKIKQHFDAAKKKQGNHDRLGGYQRKKYVAKLAYIYITSNTTKLNDVLFGLEQTVELLKSNSYSEKFIGYMTLELLYEHNEVVAKINDEVNYQLMKDLSSSDDNFVMLALNFVGVVGKLTNRLAYNDDITTGVFKILRSPTSSIYLKKKSALSFLALLKSNHAILTEDLQRKQLWIQRILSLLDDTENYRLTLATIPLIEFIAKYIDPSYCTRLLPQLTEILYNCVVVGTSTSGDNQFPLEYTFANMPNPWLITKLVSLLSILIASPTERDLGSLLHTDNIDDELLNKLRKCVSVAIELGTRQAQDPIERIVQNTVLFSLINFAPKLDPSDEAIGNSVSALCSLLTSKEINIRYLTLDSLVKLCSSSGKPAIDAVRYKNLDMIFHLLNTERDSSIVRKVVDLLYTFTDVENVKVIVDGLLQYILSPKNLAEPQIKSDVGVKIAILTEKYATDIDWFVIISLQLLSLTSSTTINDDEIWQRLCQIVVNNPSLRRLTCERLVDYLCKKQTSEAIVKAAAFLIGEYSSLITNKFSGATLFGLFAEKYFSVPNLAKAMILTTMIKLYKTSPEIGSNVIKFFQLELNSLDIELQTRSFEYLNIIQLAKVNGNIDILEVLFEPMPPFNNKSNPLLKRLGSLPTSAGSATLINTPSAASSSTPELLPKRANSSRSIMVPMPPPSRRNTMDDVNSKISSSEDLSGKDSYYSRQILVPNWREGFTRMISHKQGVLFTSSLIKVFYRITTPNPQQPFVFHISLAFINLTEWEITGLSTQVIASKTQGNPEYVIMNINLPPTAKIKPHKRVEESYEVSIRKPFDVEDSPILAIHFKCGGSTNTINVKTGIGMTTTLVNSEVNPSMHLNLAQFISRWKTLSDALGKDGEYQKSGIKFNKDSKKAETIGLEDGLLLLTQIVKRLGFDIVDQTSVHSTLFVSGIIHTKTEGNFGCLMKIQYQENGLANVTCKTTTSGPLARYIVDCIRNVLSK from the coding sequence ATGGATCGTAAGAAAACTCTTATAAATTCAAGCGTTTCTAATAACAACAGTGCCATCAAGGGTCTACAGTTGTTCATCGCCGATCTTCGTTTTGCACAACAGGCACAAGAgcaggaaaaaagaatacaatTTGAAATCGTCAAAATCAAACAGCACTTCGATGCTgcgaagaaaaaacaaggTAACCACGACAGATTAGGTGGCTATCAAAGGAAGAAATACGTGGCCAAGTTAGCCTACATTTATATTACTTCTAATACGACAAAACTTAATGATGTTTTATTCGGATTAGAGCAAACGGTAGAACTGTTGAAATCGAATTCttattctgaaaaatttattggTTACATGACCCTTGAATTACTTTATGAACATAATGAGGTGGTCGCGAAAATTAACGATGAAGTCAATTATCAATTGATGAAAGACCTTTCTTCTTCCGATGATAACTTTGTTATGTTAGCGCTGAACTTTGTTGGCGTGGTAGGAAAACTTACGAACCGCTTAGCGTACAACGATGACATCACAACAGGTGTGTTCAAAATATTAAGATCTCCAACTTCCTCTATTTacctcaaaaaaaaatctgcGCTGTCATTTTTAGCACTACTAAAGAGTAATCATGCCATATTAACCGAAGATTTACAACGTAAGCAGTTGTGGatacaaagaatattgaGTTTGTTGGATGATACAGAAAACTATAGATTAACTTTAGCCACAATCCCTCTAATAGAATTTATAGCCAAGTACATTGATCCTAGTTACTGCACAAGGCTATTGCCTCAGCTGACAGAGATTTTGTACAATTGTGTTGTTGTTGGCACTTCCACGTCTGGGGACAATCAGTTTCCTTTAGAATATACGTTTGCCAATATGCCTAACCCATGGTTAATAACCAAGCTGGTCTCTTTATTGAGCATATTAATTGCCTCTCCAACTGAGAGGGATCTTGGTTCCTTATTACATACCGATAATATAGATGATGAATTACTCAATAAGCTTCGAAAATGTGTCTCGGTTGCCATTGAATTAGGAACTAGACAAGCTCAGGATCCAATAGAGCGTATTGTCCAAAACACAGTgttgttttcattaatcAACTTCGCACCTAAATTGGACCCATCAGATGAAGCCATTGGCAATTCAGTGTCGGCCTTATGTTCCCTGCTGACATCGAAGGAAATTAATATTCGGTATCTAACGCTAGATTCACTAGTTAAGTTATGCTCGTCAAGCGGTAAGCCTGCAATCGATGCCGTTCGCTATAAAAATCTAGATATGATTTTTCACCTTTTGAACACGGAAAGAGACTCATCTATTGTTAGAAAAGTTGTTGATCTACTATATACTTTTACCGATGTTGAAAATGTCAAGGTTATTGTCGATGGGTTATTGCAGTATATTTTATCACCGAAGAACCTTGCCGAACCGCAGATAAAATCTGATGTTGGTGTTAAAATTGCTATTCTGACTGAGAAATACGCTACTGATATCGATTGGTTTGTTATTATTTCCTTAcaattattatcattgacTTCAAGTACTACCatcaatgatgatgaaatatgGCAACGATTATGTCAAATCGTAGTTAATAACCCGTCTTTACGTAGATTGACATGCGAGCGATTGGTGGACTATTTATGTAAAAAGCAAACGTCTGAAGCTATTGTTAAAGCTGCAGCTTTTCTGATTGGGGAGTACTCGAGCCTCATAACAAACAAGTTTTCAGGCGCAACTTTATTTGGTTTGTTTGCCGAGAAATATTTTAGCGTACCAAATTTAGCTAAGGCGATGATATTAACCACAATGATCAAATTGTACAAAACCTCACCGGAAATTGGGTCTAATgtcattaaatttttccagTTAGAGTTAAACTCTCTTGACATTGAATTGCAAACAAGATCTTTCGAATATCTTAATATTATACAGCTGGCTAAAGTAAATGGAAATATTGACATTTTAGAAGTCTTGTTTGAACCGATGCCACCATTCAACAACAAATCTAACCCATTATTAAAGAGATTAGGATCACTACCCACATCAGCAGGAAGCGCTACTTTAATAAATACTCCTTCTGCGGCATCTTCTTCCACACCTGAATTACTACCGAAGAGGGCAAACTCTTCGAGATCGATTATGGTTCCAATGCCACCACCATCTCGTAGAAATACCATGGATGATGTAAACTCCAAAATCAGTTCATCCGAAGACTTATCAGGGAAGGACTCTTATTACTCAAGACAGATCCTTGTTCCGAACTGGAGGGAAGGCTTCACGAGAATGATTTCACATAAACAAGGTGTGCTTTTTACATCTTCTTTAATTAAGGTGTTTTATCGGATAACTACCCCTAATCCACAACAGCCATTCGTGTTCCATATATCGCTTGCCTTCATTAACTTGACTGAGTGGGAGATTACAGGATTGTCGACACAAGTCATCGCTTCAAAGACACAAGGCAATCCTGAATATGTGATTATGAATATTAATTTGCCTCCTACTGCTAAGATTAAGCCCCATAAAAGGGTAGAGGAAAGTTATGAAGTTTCCATAAGAAAACCATTCGACGTCGAAGATAGTCCCATTTTGGCGATTCATTTTAAGTGTGGTGGTAGTACAAATACCATCAATGTAAAAACAGGTATAGGTATGACTACAACATTGGTTAACAGCGAAGTTAATCCAAGCATGCATTTGAATTTAGCACAATTTATCAGTCGTTGGAAAACTTTAAGTGATGCCTTGGGAAAAGATGGGGAATACCAAAAGTCTGGTATAAAGTTTAATAAGGATTCTAAAAAGGCTGAGACTATTGGTTTAGAAGATGGCCTTCTACTACTCACGCAAATAGTCAAAAGATTGGGGTTCGATATAGTCGATCAGACCAGTGTTCACAGTACATTGTTTGTTTCAGGTATCATTCATACGAAAACTGAGGGAAACTTTGGTTGTTTAATGAAGATACAATATCAGGAAAACGGGCTGGCTAACGTCACCTGTAAAACAACGACATCTGGCCCTCTTGCTAGATATATTGTTGACTGCATAAGAAATGTACtctcaaaataa